A stretch of the Bordetella genomosp. 8 genome encodes the following:
- a CDS encoding DUF924 family protein codes for MSNTQQDLPTDAAAVLEFWKDAGPRKWFAKDAAFDAAFSERFAALHLAAARRALDHWAATAPGVLALLVLLDQYPRNAYRGTAHMYATDPLARFFARQAVEQGLDRQVEAGMLVFFYLPFEHSEDPDDQALSVQLAQRLDARSRDFAILHRDIIARFGRFPHRNALLGRVSTAQEQAFLEQGGFAG; via the coding sequence ATGTCGAACACCCAACAAGACCTGCCGACCGACGCGGCCGCGGTCCTGGAATTCTGGAAGGATGCGGGCCCGCGCAAATGGTTCGCCAAGGACGCCGCATTCGACGCCGCGTTTTCCGAGCGCTTCGCGGCATTGCATCTGGCGGCCGCGCGCCGCGCCCTGGATCATTGGGCGGCCACGGCCCCGGGGGTGCTCGCCCTGCTGGTCCTGCTGGATCAATATCCCCGCAACGCCTATCGCGGCACCGCGCACATGTATGCCACCGATCCCCTGGCGCGATTCTTCGCCAGGCAGGCGGTGGAACAGGGACTGGACAGGCAGGTGGAAGCCGGGATGCTGGTCTTCTTCTATCTTCCATTCGAGCATTCGGAAGACCCGGACGACCAGGCACTCTCGGTGCAACTGGCGCAGCGCCTGGATGCACGCAGCAGGGATTTTGCCATCCTGCACCGCGACATCATCGCCCGTTTCGGCCGGTTTCCCCATCGCAACGCGCTGCTCGGCCGCGTTTCCACGGCGCAGGAACAGGCATTCCTGGAGCAGGGCGGTTTCGCCGGCTAG
- a CDS encoding copper resistance CopC/CopD family protein codes for MRRIAAAFFFACLSVLTATAHAHARLMEIVPADGTVLVAPPRDLILTFSEPVTPLVLTLLGPGGQTVQLDQAEIHDTTLSVGVPPQAPLGSYLFSWRVASADGHPVGGTLNFVVGSPDRQARAAAPPYHAPLLYPAIIVVSLALLAGLMFGIGGVAFDAWAAQYEAGSCRKHLPALLVAAVAAPVSLGLQGLDALGAPWSAVITRACWSAAMSTSYGALVWIAEAAVLIGLFACVVASARWRRGLASLAMLLLGLALASSGHAATATDGSASRIVVFLHVLAASAWLGALASLPVLLLAGYGETPLRRFSRAALAIVVLLVATGLVLAWWQLREPADLWRTYFGRVLLAKLALVVALLALGAANRWRWTAAALRGNLDALRALVLNIRWEIALALAILFAVALWRFAPPLAEPQALSMPVRHDTVSLRGAGGAGEAHVVPDPNGHARVTIAITANDGSPLQPRELTTTFSMPRIGIEGIVRPARPADGDARGAWIVDDVPLVITGEWRIVVQAQVPGRGGMLLEGHTHIDAARQTAR; via the coding sequence ATGAGACGAATCGCGGCGGCCTTTTTCTTCGCTTGTCTTTCCGTGCTGACCGCCACGGCGCACGCCCATGCGCGGTTGATGGAAATCGTGCCGGCGGACGGCACTGTCCTCGTCGCACCGCCCCGCGACCTCATCCTGACCTTCAGCGAACCGGTCACGCCGCTGGTTCTCACCCTGCTGGGCCCCGGCGGCCAGACGGTGCAATTGGACCAGGCCGAAATCCACGACACGACACTGTCCGTGGGGGTGCCCCCGCAAGCCCCGCTGGGCAGCTATCTTTTCAGCTGGCGCGTCGCGTCCGCCGACGGCCATCCGGTGGGCGGCACCCTGAACTTCGTCGTGGGCTCCCCCGATCGCCAGGCCCGCGCCGCCGCACCGCCTTACCACGCGCCCTTGCTCTATCCGGCCATCATCGTGGTCTCGCTCGCGCTATTGGCGGGCCTGATGTTCGGCATCGGCGGCGTGGCCTTCGATGCCTGGGCGGCGCAATACGAAGCGGGCAGCTGCCGCAAGCACCTGCCCGCGCTGCTGGTGGCGGCCGTCGCCGCGCCGGTGTCGCTGGGCCTGCAAGGCCTGGACGCCCTTGGTGCGCCCTGGTCGGCCGTGATCACGCGCGCCTGCTGGAGCGCGGCCATGAGCACTTCCTATGGCGCGCTGGTGTGGATTGCCGAAGCCGCCGTGCTGATCGGGCTCTTCGCCTGTGTCGTCGCGTCGGCGCGTTGGCGCCGTGGGCTGGCGTCGCTGGCCATGCTCCTGCTGGGCCTGGCGCTGGCGTCCAGCGGGCATGCGGCCACGGCCACCGATGGCAGTGCCTCGCGCATCGTCGTGTTCCTCCACGTTCTTGCGGCCTCCGCCTGGCTCGGGGCGCTGGCCTCCCTGCCGGTCCTGTTGCTGGCGGGGTATGGCGAAACGCCCTTGCGCCGCTTTTCCCGGGCGGCGCTGGCCATAGTCGTCCTGCTGGTCGCCACCGGCCTGGTGCTGGCGTGGTGGCAATTGCGGGAGCCGGCGGATTTGTGGCGTACGTACTTCGGCAGGGTGCTCCTGGCCAAACTGGCGCTCGTCGTGGCCCTGTTGGCGCTGGGCGCGGCCAACCGATGGCGATGGACCGCCGCAGCCTTGCGCGGGAACCTGGATGCCCTGCGTGCCCTGGTCCTCAATATACGATGGGAAATCGCGCTTGCCCTCGCCATCCTGTTTGCGGTGGCGCTGTGGCGCTTCGCCCCGCCGCTGGCCGAGCCGCAAGCCTTGTCCATGCCGGTCCGTCACGACACCGTGTCGCTGCGGGGCGCGGGCGGCGCGGGAGAGGCCCACGTCGTCCCGGACCCGAACGGCCATGCGCGCGTGACCATCGCCATCACCGCGAATGATGGCAGTCCGCTGCAACCCAGGGAATTGACGACGACCTTCTCCATGCCGAGGATAGGCATCGAAGGCATCGTTCGACCGGCCCGTCCCGCGGACGGCGACGCGCGCGGAGCGTGGATCGTCGACGACGTTCCCCTGGTCATCACAGGAGAATGGCGTATCGTCGTCCAGGCCCAGGTGCCCGGGCGCGGCGGCATGTTGCTGGAAGGGCATACCCATATCGACGCGGCTCGCCAGACGGCCCGCTGA
- the msbA gene encoding lipid A export permease/ATP-binding protein MsbA translates to MPRTDCIKARDFLDSANRTRPSGSHPVKAVLWKRIYSRVGTHWKALVLAVLLMAGAAGTQPTLAVIMKPLLDDGFSGAKPYYVWAIPLAVVGLIFLRGICNFFSDYLLAWVANNVLRGIRQEMFDRLLGLPDEQFKRGDTGRLLNRFTIDAGNVTGYATDVITVLVRESLVVVALICVLLYMSWLLTLIILVMLPVSVLIARVFIRRLRKINRDTVNMNAELTRVVGEGIDGQRVIKLFDGYEYERSRFGYVNSRLRRFAMRSAIADAAMTPLTQVCIALSVAGIIAVALGQANAGTLTAGSFAAFMASLAQLFDPVKRLTNLAGRMQRMLVSAESVFTLIDEVPEQETGTLALPEPIRGQVEFSGVCHRFPDAARDTVSDVSFVVNPGETVALVGRSGSGKTTLVNMLPRFVNPTAGRIAIDGIDIQDLSFGSLRSHLSLVSQDVVLFDDTIAVNVGYGALGQASDQQVLEALEAANLRDFVEGLPKGIHTPVGENAARLSGGQRQRLAIARALIKNAPILILDEATSALDNESERQVQASLERLMKGRTTLVIAHRLSTVQNADRIVVLDAGKVMEQGRHEELLAANGLYASLYRMQFRDTE, encoded by the coding sequence ATGCCCCGCACGGATTGTATAAAAGCGAGAGATTTCTTGGATTCTGCCAATCGCACCAGGCCGTCCGGATCGCATCCGGTCAAGGCTGTGCTCTGGAAACGTATTTATTCGCGCGTCGGCACCCACTGGAAGGCCCTGGTCCTGGCGGTCCTGCTGATGGCGGGCGCCGCCGGCACCCAACCGACGCTGGCCGTCATCATGAAGCCCCTGCTGGACGACGGCTTCAGCGGCGCCAAGCCCTATTATGTCTGGGCCATCCCCCTGGCCGTGGTCGGGCTCATCTTCCTGCGCGGGATCTGCAATTTCTTCAGCGACTACCTGCTGGCCTGGGTGGCCAACAACGTATTGCGCGGTATCCGCCAGGAAATGTTCGACCGGCTGCTCGGCCTGCCCGACGAACAGTTCAAGCGAGGCGATACCGGCCGCTTGCTGAACCGCTTCACCATCGATGCCGGCAACGTCACGGGCTACGCCACCGACGTCATCACGGTGCTGGTGCGTGAAAGCCTGGTCGTGGTGGCGCTCATCTGCGTGCTGCTGTACATGTCCTGGCTGCTGACGCTGATCATCCTGGTCATGCTGCCGGTCTCGGTGCTGATCGCCCGCGTCTTCATCCGCCGCCTGCGCAAGATCAACCGCGACACGGTCAACATGAATGCCGAGCTCACGCGCGTGGTGGGCGAGGGCATCGACGGCCAGCGCGTCATCAAGCTGTTCGACGGCTACGAATACGAACGCAGCCGTTTCGGCTACGTCAATTCGCGCCTGCGCCGCTTCGCCATGCGTAGCGCCATCGCGGACGCCGCGATGACGCCCCTGACCCAGGTCTGCATCGCCTTGTCCGTCGCCGGGATCATTGCCGTCGCGCTGGGCCAGGCCAATGCCGGCACGCTGACGGCCGGCAGCTTCGCCGCCTTCATGGCCTCGCTGGCGCAGCTGTTCGACCCGGTCAAGCGGCTGACCAATCTGGCCGGCCGCATGCAGCGCATGCTGGTTTCCGCCGAAAGCGTGTTCACCTTGATCGACGAAGTTCCCGAGCAGGAAACCGGTACCCTGGCGCTGCCCGAGCCGATACGCGGCCAGGTCGAATTCAGCGGCGTATGCCACCGGTTCCCCGATGCCGCCCGCGACACTGTCAGCGATGTCTCGTTCGTCGTGAACCCCGGCGAAACGGTGGCCCTGGTGGGACGATCCGGCAGCGGCAAGACCACGCTGGTGAACATGCTGCCGCGTTTCGTCAATCCCACCGCCGGCCGGATAGCCATCGACGGCATCGACATCCAGGATCTGAGCTTCGGCAGCCTGCGTTCGCATCTGTCGCTGGTCAGCCAGGACGTGGTGCTGTTCGACGACACCATCGCGGTCAACGTCGGCTACGGCGCCCTGGGCCAGGCCAGCGACCAGCAGGTGCTGGAAGCCCTGGAGGCCGCCAACCTGCGCGATTTCGTCGAAGGCCTGCCCAAGGGCATACATACCCCGGTCGGTGAAAACGCCGCCCGCCTGTCCGGCGGCCAGCGCCAGCGGCTGGCGATCGCGCGGGCGTTGATCAAGAATGCGCCCATCCTGATCCTGGACGAAGCCACCTCCGCCCTGGATAACGAATCCGAGCGCCAGGTGCAGGCTTCGCTGGAGCGCCTGATGAAGGGGCGTACAACCCTGGTGATCGCCCACCGGCTTTCCACCGTGCAGAACGCCGACCGCATCGTGGTCCTGGACGCCGGCAAGGTCATGGAGCAGGGTCGTCACGAAGAACTGCTGGCGGCCAACGGCTTGTACGCCTCGCTCTACCGCATGCAGTTCCGCGACACGGAATAG
- a CDS encoding glycosyltransferase family 9 protein yields the protein MPSITRLYVRLPNWVGDVCMSLPTLRLLRGTGLPLVLCARPWARDLLAGVAGQDDFIAMRGALWQDRGAVRQHVRQAGRGGVALALPDSLSSAAAFRLAGLPVAGYRDDGRSLLLRWPVDKPGASLHAVESWYYLARQALLRWGLPAGDAAPAAELGLALTAAHHAQAQATLDGAGLGQAPFVLIAPTATGLHRGRNKVWPGYAELTRALQARGVRVAMCPPPAEVEAARTNAPDALLLPALGLGAYAALTTRAALVICNDSGVSHVAAATGARQITLFGVTQRERTGPWSASAHCLGSDQGWPGVQEVLGEAEALLNAENADKGGRTPHELTGAAPA from the coding sequence ATGCCATCCATCACACGTCTGTATGTGCGGCTGCCCAATTGGGTAGGCGATGTCTGCATGAGCTTGCCTACGCTGCGCCTGCTGCGCGGCACCGGGCTGCCGCTCGTCCTGTGCGCCCGCCCCTGGGCCAGGGACCTGCTTGCCGGCGTGGCCGGCCAGGACGACTTCATCGCCATGCGGGGCGCGCTCTGGCAGGACCGCGGCGCCGTGCGGCAGCATGTGCGCCAGGCCGGCAGGGGCGGCGTGGCCCTGGCGCTGCCGGATTCCCTGTCCAGCGCGGCGGCCTTCCGGCTGGCGGGCCTGCCGGTGGCCGGCTACCGTGACGACGGCCGCAGCCTGTTGCTGCGCTGGCCGGTGGACAAGCCCGGCGCGTCGCTGCACGCGGTGGAGTCCTGGTATTACCTGGCGCGGCAGGCCCTGTTGCGCTGGGGGCTGCCCGCCGGCGACGCGGCGCCCGCCGCCGAGCTCGGGCTGGCCCTGACCGCCGCGCACCATGCGCAGGCGCAGGCCACCCTGGATGGCGCGGGCTTGGGGCAGGCGCCCTTCGTGCTGATCGCGCCGACGGCAACCGGCCTGCATCGGGGCCGCAACAAGGTGTGGCCCGGCTACGCCGAGCTGACCCGCGCATTGCAGGCCCGCGGCGTCCGGGTGGCCATGTGCCCGCCCCCCGCCGAAGTGGAGGCCGCCCGCACCAATGCGCCGGACGCCCTGCTCCTGCCGGCCCTGGGTCTGGGCGCCTATGCCGCGCTGACCACCCGCGCGGCGCTGGTCATATGCAACGATTCCGGGGTGTCGCACGTGGCGGCAGCCACCGGGGCGCGCCAGATCACGCTGTTCGGGGTCACGCAGCGCGAACGCACCGGCCCGTGGTCGGCGTCCGCGCATTGCCTGGGTTCCGACCAGGGCTGGCCGGGCGTGCAGGAAGTCCTGGGCGAAGCGGAAGCGCTGTTGAATGCCGAGAATGCCGACAAGGGCGGCCGGACGCCGCATGAATTGACAGGCGCGGCGCCGGCCTGA
- a CDS encoding YdcF family protein: MSIVSLLAYLIIPLYLCLTLAGLGVVLALLRWRKTGLALALIGAAWAYAWSLPATTLWLGGILESEYPYRSPAELPTADAIVVLGGNIANDRPNWFLPYERETAIRRFQTAEQLYDAGRAPRIVLSGGALSGDVSEAEGMAHALRQSGVPRSAMILENDSRTTYENAILTEGQLKEHNIRTVLLVTSALHMPRAMAAFRKQGVTAIPAPSQPQIELPASPRISPWLPDERAFDGSRSIIKEYTGLFLYWLRGWI, translated from the coding sequence ATGTCTATCGTCAGTCTTCTCGCTTATCTGATCATCCCCCTGTATTTGTGCCTGACGCTGGCGGGCCTGGGCGTGGTGCTGGCGTTGTTGCGCTGGCGCAAGACCGGCCTGGCGCTGGCGCTGATCGGGGCGGCCTGGGCCTATGCCTGGTCCCTGCCCGCCACCACGCTGTGGCTGGGCGGCATCCTGGAAAGCGAATATCCCTACCGGTCCCCGGCGGAACTGCCGACCGCCGACGCCATCGTGGTGCTGGGCGGCAACATCGCCAACGACCGTCCGAACTGGTTCCTGCCCTACGAACGCGAGACCGCGATCCGGCGCTTCCAGACCGCCGAACAGCTGTACGACGCCGGCCGGGCGCCCAGGATCGTCCTGTCGGGCGGCGCCCTGAGCGGCGACGTCAGCGAAGCCGAGGGCATGGCCCACGCGCTGCGCCAGTCCGGCGTGCCGCGCAGCGCGATGATCCTGGAAAACGACAGCCGCACGACGTATGAGAACGCCATCCTGACGGAAGGCCAATTGAAGGAACACAACATCCGCACGGTGCTGCTGGTGACCTCGGCCCTGCATATGCCGCGCGCGATGGCGGCCTTCCGCAAACAGGGCGTGACGGCAATTCCCGCGCCATCGCAACCGCAGATCGAGCTGCCGGCCTCGCCGCGGATTTCGCCCTGGCTGCCGGACGAGCGGGCGTTCGACGGCAGCCGCTCCATCATCAAGGAGTACACGGGGCTCTTCCTGTACTGGCTGCGGGGCTGGATCTGA
- a CDS encoding YkgJ family cysteine cluster protein, whose amino-acid sequence MDASPVSCRPGCGACCIAPSITRPLPGMPAGKPAGVRCAQLTDDMRCAVFGKPERPDFCGGLRPAADMCGPDRGHAIAWLTRLKAATAPSA is encoded by the coding sequence ATGGACGCCTCCCCCGTCTCCTGCCGGCCGGGCTGCGGCGCCTGTTGCATCGCGCCGTCCATTACGCGTCCGCTGCCGGGCATGCCCGCGGGCAAGCCGGCTGGCGTCCGCTGCGCGCAATTGACCGACGACATGCGCTGCGCGGTGTTCGGGAAACCGGAACGGCCGGACTTCTGCGGTGGCCTGCGGCCGGCGGCGGACATGTGCGGCCCCGATCGCGGACACGCCATCGCGTGGCTGACGCGCCTGAAAGCAGCGACCGCGCCCTCGGCCTGA
- a CDS encoding polysaccharide deacetylase family protein: MAIPILMYHQVGPLPPRDTPYRGLTVDTADFKRQMSWMRRLGYRGLSMRELMPYLRGERSGKVFGITFDDGYRNVHRNALPVLAQYGFTATNYFVARQFGGSNVWDHAQGVPPSPLMTAAEMREWAAAGNEVGSHTLDHVHLPQLAPDEARRQIGASRQELEDALGGPVTAFCYPYGEYNEAVMAMAREAGYDNATLTKRGLANAKDDPMGLPRVLVAGSTGLLSFLRKTLTSSEDRKRRRW, encoded by the coding sequence ATGGCTATCCCCATCCTCATGTACCACCAGGTCGGCCCGCTGCCGCCGCGCGACACGCCATACCGCGGCCTGACCGTCGACACGGCCGACTTCAAGCGGCAGATGTCCTGGATGCGCCGTCTCGGCTACCGCGGCCTGTCCATGCGCGAGCTGATGCCGTACCTGCGCGGGGAGCGCAGCGGCAAGGTGTTCGGGATCACCTTCGACGACGGCTATCGCAACGTGCACCGCAACGCGCTGCCCGTGCTGGCGCAGTACGGCTTTACCGCCACCAACTATTTCGTCGCCCGCCAGTTCGGCGGCAGCAATGTCTGGGACCACGCGCAGGGCGTGCCGCCATCGCCGCTCATGACCGCCGCGGAAATGCGCGAATGGGCGGCTGCCGGCAACGAGGTCGGCTCGCACACCCTGGATCACGTGCACCTGCCGCAACTCGCGCCCGACGAGGCCCGGCGCCAGATCGGCGCCTCGCGCCAGGAGCTCGAAGACGCGCTGGGCGGCCCGGTCACGGCATTCTGCTATCCGTACGGCGAATACAACGAAGCCGTCATGGCCATGGCGCGCGAGGCCGGCTACGACAACGCCACGCTGACCAAACGCGGCCTGGCCAATGCCAAGGACGACCCGATGGGATTGCCGCGCGTGCTGGTGGCGGGCTCGACGGGCTTGCTCTCCTTCCTGCGCAAGACCCTGACGTCCTCCGAGGACCGCAAGCGCCGCCGCTGGTAG
- a CDS encoding glycosyltransferase family 4 protein, with protein sequence MKILYTNFHPRNGGGHVTYIMNLARGLGHAHDITVATPGTSRLYRYAGELPGVRAVDIPFRSRAAALFGESAALRRLIRTERYDLIHVNGSTDHRLAMIATLGMRRPPIVFTKHNDLPLDTVGHRMRARFGTDSVIAVSEFVAGLLRRSPYGRLPIATIRHGIDTDYFAPPSDALRPALREKYFGPTAPGKILLGSSGGTDYDKGWLDLLAGLAQLGPDERQRFRVLVAGDPPNDEKMARVRALGVQDQVVFPGLLDDVRPVLAACDVGFVLSYREALSFACRETMSLGLPALVSNAGGLPENVSDGHDGWIVPARDPRAIAEVLRGMLADPSRVLSMGAAAREKSLREFNLSTFVDATFDVYQAAVRGQRPNL encoded by the coding sequence TTGAAAATCCTTTACACGAACTTCCATCCGCGCAATGGCGGGGGGCACGTCACCTACATCATGAACTTGGCGCGCGGCCTGGGGCACGCGCACGACATTACGGTCGCCACGCCGGGCACCAGCCGCTTGTACCGCTATGCCGGGGAGCTGCCCGGCGTGCGCGCCGTGGATATTCCCTTTCGTTCGCGGGCGGCGGCGCTGTTCGGCGAGTCGGCGGCCTTGCGGCGCCTGATCCGCACGGAACGCTACGACCTCATCCATGTGAACGGATCGACGGACCACCGGCTGGCGATGATCGCCACCCTGGGCATGCGGCGCCCGCCCATCGTCTTCACCAAGCACAACGATCTGCCGCTCGATACCGTGGGGCATCGGATGCGCGCGCGCTTCGGCACGGACAGCGTCATCGCGGTCAGCGAGTTCGTCGCCGGCCTGTTGCGGCGCTCGCCTTATGGCCGGCTGCCCATCGCCACCATCCGGCACGGCATCGACACGGACTATTTCGCGCCGCCGTCCGATGCGCTGCGCCCCGCCTTGCGCGAAAAATACTTCGGCCCCACGGCCCCCGGCAAGATCCTGTTGGGCAGTTCCGGCGGAACGGACTACGACAAGGGCTGGCTCGATCTGCTGGCCGGCCTGGCGCAGCTCGGGCCCGACGAACGCCAGCGGTTCCGCGTCCTAGTGGCGGGCGACCCGCCCAATGACGAGAAGATGGCGCGCGTGCGCGCGCTGGGTGTGCAGGACCAGGTGGTATTCCCCGGCTTGCTGGACGATGTGCGACCCGTACTGGCCGCCTGCGACGTCGGCTTCGTGCTGTCCTACCGCGAGGCCTTGTCCTTCGCCTGCCGGGAGACCATGTCCCTGGGCCTGCCGGCGCTGGTATCGAATGCGGGCGGCCTGCCCGAAAACGTCAGCGACGGCCACGACGGCTGGATCGTTCCGGCGCGCGATCCGCGCGCCATCGCGGAGGTGTTGCGCGGCATGCTGGCCGATCCGTCGCGCGTGCTGTCCATGGGAGCGGCGGCGCGCGAGAAAAGCTTGCGCGAATTCAACCTGTCCACCTTCGTCGACGCGACCTTCGATGTCTACCAGGCGGCAGTGCGGGGCCAGCGTCCGAACCTATAA
- a CDS encoding glycosyltransferase family 2 protein: MKLSVIVITKNEAANIVACLDSVAFADEFIVVDSGSTDNTVELARSMGATVEQTHDWPGFGPQKNRALNLAEGEWVLSIDADERVTPELANAIQQAIAAPQFDAYEIARLSDFCGRFIRHSGWWPDHVLRLFRRGAARFSDAAVHEKVVPAQPGAIGRLEGHFLHYPYPHLDALVNKVNRYSSDAAAMMHARGKRTGIFGALGHGFWTFIRIYVIRRGFLDGRHGLVLAVTAAAGSFFRYAKLMFLSENARRDGAPRP; this comes from the coding sequence GTCATCACCAAGAACGAGGCGGCGAATATCGTTGCCTGCCTGGACTCGGTGGCGTTCGCCGACGAGTTCATCGTGGTCGATTCCGGCAGCACCGATAACACCGTCGAATTGGCGCGCTCCATGGGCGCGACCGTGGAACAGACCCACGATTGGCCCGGCTTCGGCCCGCAGAAAAATCGCGCGCTGAACCTCGCCGAAGGCGAATGGGTGTTGTCCATCGACGCCGACGAACGCGTCACGCCGGAACTCGCAAACGCCATCCAGCAGGCCATCGCGGCGCCACAATTCGACGCCTACGAAATCGCCCGGCTGTCGGATTTCTGCGGCCGCTTCATCCGCCACAGCGGCTGGTGGCCCGATCACGTGCTGCGCCTGTTTCGCCGCGGTGCCGCGCGCTTCAGCGACGCGGCGGTGCATGAAAAGGTGGTGCCCGCGCAGCCTGGCGCCATCGGCCGGCTGGAGGGACATTTCCTGCACTACCCGTATCCCCACCTGGATGCCCTGGTCAACAAGGTCAATCGCTACTCTTCCGACGCGGCGGCCATGATGCACGCGCGCGGCAAGCGCACCGGCATCTTCGGCGCGCTGGGGCATGGCTTCTGGACCTTCATCCGCATCTATGTGATCCGGCGTGGGTTTCTCGATGGCCGCCATGGGCTGGTCCTGGCGGTGACGGCCGCGGCGGGCAGTTTCTTCCGCTATGCCAAGCTGATGTTCCTCTCCGAAAACGCGCGCCGCGACGGCGCTCCCCGTCCTTGA